The Buttiauxella selenatireducens genome has a window encoding:
- the azoR gene encoding FMN-dependent NADH-azoreductase, with the protein MSKVLVLKSSILAGYSQSNQLSDYFVEQWREQHSADEITVRDLAANPIPVLDGELVGALRPSDAPLSPRQQEALALSDELIAELKAHDVIVITAPMYNFNIPTQLKNYFDLVARAGVTFRYTEKGPEGLITGKRAVILTSRGGIHKDTPTDLLVPYLNIFLGFIGITDVNYVFAEGIAYGPEVASKAQSDAKAAIDSIVTA; encoded by the coding sequence ATGAGCAAAGTCTTAGTCCTGAAGTCCAGCATCCTGGCAGGTTATTCACAGTCAAATCAACTGTCTGACTATTTTGTTGAACAATGGCGTGAACAGCATAGCGCAGATGAGATCACCGTGCGTGATCTGGCTGCAAACCCAATCCCAGTGCTGGATGGTGAGTTGGTTGGCGCGCTGCGTCCAAGCGATGCCCCACTGTCTCCACGTCAGCAAGAAGCACTGGCACTGTCTGACGAATTGATTGCTGAACTTAAAGCACATGACGTGATTGTTATCACCGCACCGATGTACAACTTCAACATTCCAACACAGTTGAAGAACTATTTCGACCTGGTTGCGCGTGCAGGTGTGACTTTCCGTTACACCGAGAAAGGTCCGGAAGGCCTGATTACCGGTAAACGTGCTGTGATCCTGACCAGCCGTGGCGGCATCCATAAAGATACCCCAACCGACCTGCTGGTTCCGTATCTGAATATCTTCCTCGGCTTTATTGGTATTACCGATGTGAACTATGTGTTTGCTGAAGGTATTGCATACGGTCCGGAAGTGGCAAGCAAAGCACAAAGCGATGCTAAAGCGGCAATTGATAGCATCGTAACCGCATAA